In Candidatus Kaistella beijingensis, a genomic segment contains:
- a CDS encoding IMPACT family protein: protein MNFSFQTIKFPVENILLKEKGSKFIGFAFPVNNVKELKNALEKIREEHPKATHHCYAFRLGMNGENYRANDDGEPSGSAGLPIYNQLLANNLTNILLIVVRYYGGTKLGVSGLVKTYKESAKLTLDEAEIITKELESDLEIEFDFHQQNIIFTLLNKFDGKIQDFFTDEKCKIIAKIKTSQKENISEQLSEMQNISFKFI, encoded by the coding sequence ATGAATTTTTCCTTCCAAACCATAAAATTCCCAGTCGAAAACATCCTTCTCAAAGAAAAAGGAAGCAAATTCATCGGTTTCGCATTTCCTGTGAATAATGTAAAAGAATTAAAGAATGCTTTGGAAAAAATTCGAGAAGAACATCCAAAAGCAACCCATCATTGTTACGCTTTCCGATTAGGAATGAACGGCGAAAATTACCGAGCAAACGACGACGGCGAACCCAGCGGAAGTGCAGGTCTACCCATTTACAACCAACTTCTCGCCAATAATTTAACCAACATTTTATTAATCGTTGTTCGTTATTACGGCGGAACAAAACTTGGCGTTTCGGGTTTGGTAAAGACTTACAAAGAATCTGCAAAACTTACTTTAGACGAAGCGGAAATCATAACCAAAGAATTAGAGTCTGATTTGGAAATTGAATTCGACTTTCATCAGCAAAATATAATCTTTACTTTGCTCAATAAGTTTGACGGGAAAATTCAGGACTTTTTTACCGATGAAAAATGTAAAATCATCGCTAAAATAAAAACCTCCCAAAAAGAAAACATCTCGGAACAATTGTCCGAGATGCAAAATATTTCTTTTAAATTTATTTGA